Proteins encoded in a region of the Photobacterium angustum genome:
- the lpxB gene encoding lipid-A-disaccharide synthase, with amino-acid sequence MTKPLRIGIVAGEISGDILGAGFIKAVKAKYPDAEFVGVAGPRMQAEGCEALFDMEELAVMGIVEVLGRLPRLFKVKAELVKYFSDNPPDVFVGIDAPDFNLRLEKDLKESGIKTVHYVSPSVWAWRQKRIFKIEAATNLVLAFLPFEKAFYDKFNVPCEFVGHTMADAIPLQTDQGAAQTLLGLDPDKRWLAVLPGSRGSEMEMLAPPFIETCKKLKAKHPDLGFVVALVNQKRRAQFEQAWQQTAPDLDFVLVDDTARNVMIASDAVLLASGTVALECMLVKRPMVVGYKVKPLTAWLAKKMLKTKYVSLPNILADEELVTELLQEDCTPEKLYHEVDKMLYGDTSELMLKFEQMHKTIRCNADEQAANAVLALIDRA; translated from the coding sequence ATGACGAAGCCACTTCGAATAGGAATTGTCGCCGGAGAAATCTCCGGCGATATTTTAGGTGCAGGTTTTATTAAAGCCGTTAAAGCCAAATACCCAGATGCTGAATTTGTTGGTGTTGCAGGTCCTCGAATGCAGGCAGAAGGCTGTGAAGCGCTGTTTGATATGGAAGAGCTCGCGGTGATGGGGATTGTTGAAGTATTAGGTCGCTTACCTCGCTTATTTAAGGTAAAAGCAGAGCTTGTTAAATACTTTAGCGATAATCCGCCAGACGTTTTTGTTGGTATCGATGCGCCTGATTTTAACTTACGCCTAGAAAAAGATTTAAAAGAAAGCGGTATTAAAACCGTGCATTATGTCAGTCCATCGGTATGGGCATGGCGCCAAAAGCGTATCTTTAAAATCGAAGCTGCCACCAATCTTGTGCTTGCTTTCTTACCATTCGAAAAAGCGTTTTACGATAAGTTTAATGTTCCTTGTGAGTTCGTCGGGCACACAATGGCAGACGCTATTCCATTGCAAACCGACCAAGGTGCTGCACAAACATTATTAGGCCTAGATCCTGATAAACGATGGCTTGCGGTATTACCCGGAAGCCGAGGTAGCGAAATGGAAATGCTCGCGCCACCGTTTATCGAAACGTGTAAAAAGCTTAAGGCTAAACATCCTGATTTAGGTTTTGTCGTTGCACTAGTTAATCAAAAGCGTCGAGCACAATTTGAGCAAGCGTGGCAACAAACAGCACCGGATCTTGATTTCGTGCTGGTGGATGATACTGCTCGTAATGTAATGATTGCTTCGGATGCTGTATTGCTCGCATCGGGTACAGTTGCATTAGAATGTATGTTAGTGAAGCGTCCGATGGTGGTGGGTTATAAAGTGAAACCATTAACGGCGTGGCTGGCTAAGAAAATGCTTAAAACTAAGTATGTTTCATTGCCAAATATTCTCGCAGATGAAGAGCTGGTCACAGAGCTTTTACAAGAAGATTGCACGCCAGAGAAGCTCTATCATGAAGTGGATAAAATGCTATATGGTGACACTTCTGAGCTGATGTTGAAATTTGAGCAGATGCATAAAACCATTCGTTGTAATGCTGATGAGCAAGCAGCAAATGCCGTCCTTGCCTTGATTGATAGAGCGTAA
- the lpxA gene encoding acyl-ACP--UDP-N-acetylglucosamine O-acyltransferase has translation MIHETAQIHPSAVIEDGVKIGANVKVGPFTYIATDVEIGEGTEVMSHVVIKGPTVIGKDNRIFPFAVIGEECQDKKYQGEATRLVVGDRNVIRESVQMHRGTVQDKGVTIVGSDNLFCVNVHIAHDCVVGDNIIMGNNATLAGHVTVEDYAIISALSPVHQFCTVGAHSFIGGGSIVVQDVPPFVMAQGNHAKPFGINIEGLKRRGFEKPELHAIRRAYKEIYRSGKTLAEVKPVLEEMSKDYPSIGLFLKLFENSTRGIIR, from the coding sequence ATGATCCATGAAACCGCACAAATTCATCCGTCAGCAGTGATTGAAGACGGTGTAAAGATTGGCGCTAATGTTAAAGTTGGTCCATTCACTTATATTGCCACTGATGTTGAAATTGGTGAAGGCACTGAAGTGATGTCACACGTTGTGATTAAAGGTCCAACGGTGATCGGTAAAGATAACCGTATATTCCCATTCGCCGTGATCGGTGAAGAGTGCCAAGATAAGAAATATCAAGGCGAAGCAACACGTCTTGTGGTTGGTGATCGCAATGTGATCCGTGAAAGCGTTCAAATGCATCGCGGTACAGTACAAGATAAAGGTGTGACTATCGTAGGTAGTGATAACCTTTTCTGTGTCAATGTACATATTGCGCATGATTGTGTTGTGGGCGATAACATTATCATGGGCAATAACGCGACATTAGCAGGTCACGTAACAGTTGAAGATTACGCGATTATTTCTGCACTATCGCCAGTACACCAATTCTGTACTGTCGGCGCACATAGTTTTATCGGCGGCGGCTCTATTGTTGTCCAAGATGTGCCACCGTTTGTAATGGCACAAGGTAACCACGCGAAACCGTTCGGTATTAATATCGAAGGCTTAAAGCGTCGTGGTTTTGAAAAGCCAGAATTACATGCTATTCGTCGTGCATATAAAGAAATTTACCGTTCAGGTAAAACGCTAGCTGAAGTAAAACCTGTACTTGAAGAAATGAGTAAAGATTATCCTTCAATTGGCTTATTCCTGAAACTATTTGAAAACTCGACACGCGGTATTATTCGCTAA
- the fabZ gene encoding 3-hydroxyacyl-ACP dehydratase FabZ, protein MTSENKTLNITEIQELLPHRYPFLMIDRVTNYDEGKTLTAIKNVSVNEPQFTGHFPNMPVFPGVMILEAMAQATGLLAFKTFGAPAENELYYFASIDKAKFRKPVGPGDQLILDVEFIKERRGIALFNGVATVDGEVVCSAELKCARRVFS, encoded by the coding sequence TTGACCAGCGAAAATAAGACGCTAAACATCACAGAAATTCAGGAACTGCTTCCTCATCGTTATCCTTTCTTAATGATTGACCGTGTTACTAATTATGATGAAGGTAAAACGTTAACAGCAATCAAAAATGTTTCTGTCAATGAGCCTCAATTTACTGGTCATTTCCCTAATATGCCGGTGTTTCCAGGCGTAATGATTTTAGAAGCGATGGCACAAGCAACAGGTCTACTTGCATTTAAAACCTTTGGTGCACCTGCTGAAAATGAACTGTACTACTTTGCAAGTATCGATAAAGCAAAGTTTCGTAAGCCTGTAGGTCCTGGTGATCAGCTTATTTTGGATGTTGAATTTATCAAAGAGCGTCGCGGTATTGCGCTATTTAATGGCGTAGCAACAGTTGACGGCGAAGTGGTATGTTCAGCTGAACTTAAATGTGCACGACGAGTATTCTCATGA
- the lpxD gene encoding UDP-3-O-(3-hydroxymyristoyl)glucosamine N-acyltransferase: MAAITLAKLAEKLGAELQGDGSVEIHSIAGMSKAVEGQITFLSDSKYRKQLADCKADAVMLREADVEFFQGNALVVKDPYLSYALVAQLLDTTPAAATEIAASAFVDPTATLGNNVAIGHNAVIEAGVTLGNNVQIGAGCFIGKGAVIGDNTKLWANVTIYHNVELGSDCLVQSSTVIGADGFGYANDKGEWVKIPQLGSVRIGNRVEIGSCTTIDRGALDDTIIEDNVIIDNQMQIAHNVQIGYGTAMAGGTIVAGSTKIGKYCIIGGASVLNGHINIADGVTITGMGMVMRSIEEKGMYSSGIPLQTNREWRKTATRVHRIDDMNKRLKAVEKELAAKEK, encoded by the coding sequence ATGGCTGCAATCACACTTGCTAAACTAGCTGAAAAATTAGGTGCAGAGCTTCAAGGCGACGGCTCTGTGGAAATCCATTCTATTGCTGGAATGAGCAAGGCTGTGGAAGGTCAAATAACGTTCCTTTCTGATAGCAAATACCGTAAGCAACTTGCTGATTGCAAGGCTGATGCAGTAATGCTACGAGAAGCGGATGTCGAATTCTTCCAAGGTAATGCATTAGTTGTTAAAGATCCTTACTTAAGCTACGCATTAGTTGCACAACTATTAGATACAACGCCAGCAGCTGCAACCGAGATAGCCGCATCTGCATTTGTTGATCCAACAGCTACACTAGGTAATAACGTTGCTATTGGCCATAACGCAGTGATTGAAGCAGGTGTTACTTTAGGTAATAACGTGCAAATTGGTGCGGGTTGTTTTATCGGTAAAGGTGCGGTGATTGGTGATAACACTAAATTATGGGCGAACGTCACTATCTACCACAACGTTGAGTTAGGTAGCGATTGTTTAGTGCAATCAAGCACGGTTATTGGTGCCGATGGCTTCGGTTACGCTAATGATAAAGGTGAGTGGGTGAAAATCCCTCAACTGGGCTCTGTGCGTATTGGTAATCGTGTTGAAATTGGTTCATGTACTACGATTGACCGTGGTGCACTCGATGACACCATTATCGAAGACAATGTGATCATTGATAACCAAATGCAAATCGCCCATAACGTGCAGATCGGATATGGTACAGCGATGGCGGGTGGTACAATTGTCGCTGGTAGCACCAAAATTGGTAAATATTGTATTATTGGTGGTGCATCAGTATTAAATGGCCATATCAATATTGCTGATGGTGTAACCATCACTGGTATGGGCATGGTAATGCGAAGTATTGAAGAAAAAGGCATGTACTCTTCAGGTATTCCATTACAAACAAACCGCGAATGGCGTAAAACTGCAACGCGTGTTCATCGTATTGATGATATGAACAAACGTTTAAAAGCTGTTGAAAAAGAACTCGCAGCGAAAGAGAAGTAA
- a CDS encoding OmpH family outer membrane protein, with product MKQWIKAASLGLVILSSSMYANAAEAAQKIGYVSTGQAMSELAQRYKVQDKLKKEFSGRVAALRSIETKMKSKIDKLKRDGELMSSDQRQKLQRELAQLDSDYKLKAQALAEDQRRRGMEEEQKLVKKIRTAIDTVAEKNGYNIVLDAQAVLFANKKDDLSSKVIAAVK from the coding sequence TTGAAACAATGGATTAAAGCAGCAAGTCTTGGCTTGGTAATTCTATCGTCGTCTATGTACGCAAATGCAGCGGAAGCTGCTCAAAAAATTGGTTACGTATCTACTGGTCAAGCAATGTCTGAGTTAGCTCAGCGTTACAAGGTTCAAGATAAGTTAAAGAAAGAATTCAGTGGTCGTGTTGCGGCACTACGTTCTATCGAAACTAAGATGAAGAGCAAGATTGATAAATTAAAGCGTGATGGTGAACTAATGAGTTCAGATCAACGTCAAAAGCTACAACGAGAGCTTGCTCAACTTGATTCTGATTACAAACTAAAAGCACAAGCACTTGCTGAAGATCAACGCCGTCGTGGTATGGAAGAAGAGCAGAAGCTTGTTAAGAAAATCCGTACAGCGATTGATACAGTTGCAGAGAAAAATGGTTATAACATCGTGCTAGATGCACAAGCTGTTTTATTCGCAAATAAGAAAGATGATCTTTCTTCTAAAGTGATTGCTGCGGTAAAATAA
- the bamA gene encoding outer membrane protein assembly factor BamA: MAIKKLLVASLLLTSSVAHSAEDKFVVDNIRFEGLQRVTLGAALLKMPVRVGDTVDQQDISELIKSLYSSGNFENIRVYRDGNTLQIDVTERPTIADITFSGNKAIKAEQLKENLEASGLRVGEALDRTTLRKIEKGLEDFYYSVGKYNATVEAVVTPLPRNRADIKFVFTEGVSAKIKQINILGNHVFSDDELRSKFTLKDDVPWWNFMANEKYQKQVLQGDLETLRSQYLNNGYLKYRLDDTQVSISPDKKGVYITLKIHEGHQYKVKNVQFRGDVAGRVAEFDKLVTFKTGSVYNGAAVTSLEEAVKRKLGEAGYAYPKVTTYPEFDDKSNEVSLVVNVEQGKRIYVRNIEFRGNTNTKDEVLRREMRQMEGTWLNAKKIETGKTRLNRTGFFENVDVQTVRVPGSDDQVDIKYNVKEANSGSVNFGVGYGTESGISFQAGLTQDNFLGTGNRFGINAMTNDYSKNISLEYNDPYFTINNVSLGGKIYYNEFEASDANISDYTNQSYGTSLTWGFPFNELNYFNFSLGYDHNKISNTQDYYQIQQFKKIHGFDLDSDNAITLDDYSWTFGWTRNNLNRGYFPTSGNRQDFSFKMTIPGSDSQYFKAQYNVRQYIPLTESQNFSLLLRGKLGYGNGYGTTDNGSDQLMPFYENFYAGGFSSIRGFRSNTVGPKAVFVGGCGVNGQGNNNCATGTDDAAGGNAIALASMELIVPTPFVSDELKNQIRTSFFVDAGSVWDTEYNLNYKSSNGQKLADYSDPGMIRASAGAALQWMSPMGPLVFSVAKPIKKYEGDDEEFFTFTIGQTF; the protein is encoded by the coding sequence ATGGCGATTAAAAAACTGTTGGTCGCATCGCTGCTTTTAACCAGTAGCGTTGCGCATAGTGCGGAAGATAAATTTGTAGTTGATAACATTCGTTTTGAAGGACTTCAGCGTGTCACGTTAGGTGCGGCATTGTTAAAAATGCCAGTCCGCGTTGGAGATACTGTTGATCAACAGGATATTTCAGAACTGATAAAATCACTTTACTCTTCTGGCAACTTTGAAAATATTAGAGTATATCGTGACGGTAATACGCTTCAGATCGATGTAACAGAGCGTCCTACTATTGCTGATATTACTTTTTCAGGTAACAAAGCGATCAAAGCTGAGCAGCTAAAAGAAAATTTAGAAGCATCAGGCTTGCGTGTGGGTGAAGCACTTGATCGTACAACGTTACGAAAAATTGAAAAAGGGCTAGAGGATTTCTATTACAGTGTTGGTAAATACAACGCAACGGTAGAAGCTGTTGTTACGCCTTTGCCTCGTAATCGTGCTGATATTAAATTTGTTTTCACTGAAGGTGTGTCTGCAAAAATTAAGCAGATTAACATTTTAGGTAACCATGTTTTCAGTGATGATGAATTACGCAGTAAGTTTACACTTAAGGACGATGTGCCTTGGTGGAACTTCATGGCGAATGAAAAATATCAAAAACAAGTATTGCAAGGCGATTTAGAAACGCTACGTTCTCAATATTTGAATAATGGTTATTTGAAGTATCGACTTGATGATACACAGGTGTCTATTTCTCCGGATAAAAAAGGTGTGTATATCACTCTTAAAATCCATGAAGGGCATCAGTATAAAGTTAAGAATGTACAGTTCCGTGGTGATGTTGCAGGTCGCGTTGCTGAATTCGATAAGCTGGTAACATTTAAGACTGGCTCTGTTTATAACGGTGCTGCTGTTACATCGCTAGAAGAAGCGGTTAAACGTAAGCTTGGTGAAGCAGGTTACGCTTACCCGAAAGTAACGACATACCCTGAGTTTGATGATAAGAGCAATGAAGTATCATTGGTTGTAAATGTTGAGCAAGGTAAACGTATTTACGTTCGTAATATCGAGTTCCGTGGTAATACCAATACTAAAGATGAAGTTTTACGCCGTGAAATGCGTCAAATGGAAGGTACTTGGTTAAACGCGAAGAAGATTGAAACAGGTAAAACACGTTTAAACCGTACTGGTTTCTTTGAAAATGTCGATGTACAAACGGTACGAGTACCTGGTTCTGATGATCAGGTTGATATTAAGTACAACGTGAAAGAAGCCAACTCTGGTAGTGTTAATTTTGGTGTTGGTTACGGTACTGAATCAGGTATTAGTTTCCAAGCCGGTTTAACTCAAGATAACTTCTTAGGTACCGGTAATCGTTTTGGTATCAATGCGATGACTAACGATTACTCGAAAAATATTAGCCTTGAGTACAACGATCCTTACTTCACGATTAATAATGTCAGCCTTGGTGGTAAGATCTATTATAACGAGTTTGAAGCATCTGATGCCAATATCTCGGATTACACCAACCAAAGCTACGGTACAAGCTTAACGTGGGGCTTCCCATTTAATGAGTTAAACTACTTTAACTTTAGTTTGGGTTACGATCACAATAAGATTTCGAATACTCAAGATTATTACCAAATTCAGCAGTTTAAAAAGATTCATGGCTTTGATCTCGATAGTGATAATGCGATCACTCTTGATGATTACAGCTGGACATTTGGCTGGACTCGTAACAACTTAAACCGAGGTTACTTCCCAACCTCTGGTAACCGCCAAGATTTCTCATTTAAGATGACAATTCCTGGTTCTGACTCACAGTACTTCAAAGCGCAGTACAACGTTCGTCAATACATACCGTTAACAGAGAGCCAAAACTTTAGTTTATTACTACGTGGTAAGTTGGGTTACGGTAATGGTTACGGTACAACGGATAATGGTAGCGATCAGCTAATGCCATTCTACGAAAACTTCTATGCCGGTGGCTTTAGTTCAATTCGTGGTTTCCGTTCAAATACTGTAGGTCCAAAAGCGGTATTTGTTGGTGGTTGTGGCGTTAATGGTCAAGGTAATAACAACTGTGCGACTGGTACTGATGATGCTGCTGGTGGTAATGCAATTGCGCTTGCAAGTATGGAGCTAATTGTCCCAACACCATTTGTCTCTGATGAGTTGAAAAACCAAATTCGTACGAGCTTCTTTGTTGATGCTGGTTCTGTTTGGGATACCGAATATAACCTGAATTATAAGAGCAGCAACGGTCAAAAACTGGCAGATTACTCTGATCCAGGTATGATCCGCGCTTCTGCAGGTGCAGCTTTACAGTGGATGTCGCCAATGGGTCCACTTGTATTCTCGGTTGCTAAGCCAATCAAGAAATATGAAGGGGATGATGAGGAATTCTTCACATTCACTATTGGCCAGACATTCTAA
- the rseP gene encoding sigma E protease regulator RseP: protein MIEFIRNLSAFLVALGILIAVHEFGHFWVARRCGVYVERFSIGFGKALFRRKGKDGTEYTLAMIPLGGYVKMLDERVEEVPAEKRHMAFNNKKLWQRSAIVAAGPLANFIFAIFAYWVVYLIGVPALKPYIGEVAPQSIAAQAGITPGMELKSISGIETSDWESANMAMVSHIGDKSMVITATEPDSNVIVTRTLDLSHWSYDPESQQVLKTLGITPYRPKITLNVAQLVDNSAAVDAGFKLNDKIVAIDKKPVTEWQQFVDAVRTHPEQPLSVEVLRDDEPVMLSLVPRSKVEPNGNQVGYVGLAPAIEPWPESYKVNLQFGPIEAAVKATEKTKQLVTLTFDMVTKLFTGDVAIKNLSGPISIAKGAGMTADFGLVYFLGFLALISVNLGIVNLLPLPVLDGGHLMFFAIEAVTRRPVSERIQDIGYRVGSAVLVALMAVALFNDFTRL from the coding sequence ATGATTGAATTTATCCGCAATTTAAGTGCTTTTTTAGTTGCTCTAGGAATATTAATTGCTGTCCATGAGTTTGGTCACTTTTGGGTTGCTCGCCGTTGTGGTGTATATGTTGAACGCTTTTCTATTGGCTTCGGTAAGGCTCTTTTCCGTCGTAAAGGAAAAGACGGTACAGAATATACATTGGCAATGATCCCATTGGGTGGCTATGTAAAAATGCTTGATGAGCGGGTAGAAGAAGTACCTGCAGAAAAGCGTCATATGGCGTTTAATAACAAAAAACTTTGGCAACGGAGTGCAATTGTTGCTGCAGGTCCTTTAGCAAACTTTATTTTTGCCATTTTTGCATATTGGGTTGTTTATCTTATAGGGGTCCCTGCGTTAAAGCCGTATATCGGTGAAGTGGCTCCACAATCTATTGCGGCGCAAGCAGGAATTACACCTGGAATGGAACTTAAATCTATTTCAGGAATCGAAACATCTGATTGGGAATCAGCCAATATGGCAATGGTTTCTCATATTGGTGATAAGAGCATGGTGATCACAGCGACAGAGCCTGACAGTAATGTCATCGTGACGCGCACTTTAGATCTATCTCATTGGTCTTATGATCCTGAGTCTCAGCAAGTACTAAAAACATTAGGTATTACGCCTTATCGACCTAAAATTACGCTAAATGTCGCGCAATTAGTTGATAATAGTGCTGCAGTAGATGCAGGATTTAAATTAAATGATAAGATTGTAGCAATTGATAAAAAGCCTGTAACTGAATGGCAGCAGTTTGTTGATGCGGTGCGCACGCACCCTGAGCAACCGCTTTCAGTTGAAGTGTTGCGAGATGATGAACCGGTGATGTTATCATTAGTTCCTCGTAGCAAGGTTGAGCCAAATGGTAACCAAGTTGGCTATGTAGGATTGGCGCCTGCGATTGAACCGTGGCCAGAATCCTATAAAGTAAACTTACAATTTGGCCCAATTGAAGCTGCGGTTAAAGCAACAGAAAAAACTAAGCAATTAGTGACATTGACTTTTGATATGGTCACTAAACTGTTTACAGGTGATGTTGCAATTAAAAACCTCAGTGGACCGATATCTATTGCAAAAGGTGCAGGAATGACCGCCGATTTTGGTCTGGTCTATTTTCTCGGATTTTTAGCACTGATAAGTGTCAATTTAGGTATAGTTAATTTGTTACCGCTTCCTGTACTGGATGGAGGACATTTAATGTTTTTCGCTATTGAAGCTGTAACCCGTCGTCCTGTATCAGAACGAATTCAGGATATTGGCTATAGAGTGGGATCAGCCGTTTTGGTTGCGTTAATGGCCGTTGCGCTATTCAATGATTTTACCCGTCTTTAA
- the ispC gene encoding 1-deoxy-D-xylulose-5-phosphate reductoisomerase yields MRKLTILGATGSIGSSTLNVVAKNPELFEVVALAAGSNVEKMFALCLQWQPKFVAMFDTQAAAELTALLKQQAIATTVLSGEQGVCEVAALDDVDTVMAAIVGAAGLLPTMAAVKKGKRILLANKEALVMTGQMFIDACEQYGAELLPVDSEHNAIFQSLPTNIQQRMGRCDLSASGVSKVLLTGSGGPFRYTDIAELDDVTPAMAIAHPNWSMGPKISVDSATMMNKGLEYIEARWLFNASREQMDVIIHPQSVIHSMVQYKDGSVIAQMGLPDMCTPIACAMAYPERVDAGVAPLDFSQIGEFTFMKPDFDRYPCLKLAIDACYQGQAATTTLNAANEMAVAAFLAGEICFTDIAKVNQKVLEIAVLVEPHNIAEVMEIDKQARQLASDVITKEFA; encoded by the coding sequence ATGCGTAAGTTAACGATCCTAGGAGCTACGGGCTCAATAGGTAGCAGTACTTTAAATGTCGTTGCTAAAAACCCTGAACTATTTGAAGTAGTAGCACTTGCTGCTGGTTCAAATGTTGAGAAAATGTTTGCGCTTTGCCTGCAATGGCAACCGAAATTTGTTGCGATGTTTGATACTCAAGCCGCAGCAGAATTGACGGCTTTATTAAAGCAGCAAGCAATTGCTACAACAGTGCTTAGTGGTGAGCAAGGTGTTTGTGAAGTCGCAGCACTTGATGATGTAGACACTGTTATGGCGGCGATTGTTGGCGCAGCGGGTTTATTACCAACAATGGCAGCAGTGAAAAAAGGCAAACGTATTTTACTTGCTAATAAAGAAGCGCTGGTGATGACAGGGCAAATGTTCATTGATGCCTGTGAGCAGTATGGTGCTGAATTATTACCGGTTGATAGTGAGCATAATGCAATTTTTCAATCATTGCCGACCAATATTCAGCAGCGTATGGGACGTTGTGATTTATCAGCATCGGGCGTGAGTAAAGTGTTATTGACGGGCTCTGGTGGTCCGTTTCGATACACAGATATTGCTGAGTTAGATGATGTGACACCAGCAATGGCGATTGCTCATCCTAATTGGTCAATGGGGCCTAAAATCTCTGTAGATTCAGCCACAATGATGAATAAAGGTCTAGAGTATATTGAAGCGCGTTGGTTATTTAATGCCAGCCGTGAGCAAATGGATGTCATTATTCACCCGCAGTCTGTTATTCACTCAATGGTGCAATATAAAGATGGTTCTGTTATTGCACAAATGGGATTGCCCGATATGTGTACGCCGATTGCTTGTGCAATGGCATACCCTGAGCGTGTCGATGCAGGTGTAGCTCCGCTTGATTTTAGTCAAATTGGTGAATTTACTTTTATGAAACCAGACTTTGATCGTTATCCATGTTTAAAACTTGCTATTGATGCGTGCTATCAAGGACAAGCAGCAACAACGACTTTGAATGCTGCTAATGAAATGGCTGTTGCGGCATTTTTAGCAGGTGAAATTTGCTTTACAGATATTGCTAAAGTGAACCAAAAAGTGCTAGAAATAGCCGTGCTTGTTGAACCTCACAATATTGCTGAGGTTATGGAAATAGATAAACAAGCTCGTCAACTTGCTTCAGATGTCATCACCAAGGAATTTGCATGA
- a CDS encoding phosphatidate cytidylyltransferase — translation MLKQRIITALILAPLVIAGIFFLPFPAFVVAIAAITLVGFWEWTQFVNTSSRIRAMILPVIALGTSLVLLPVDTASLSAMSNGLHGVLLVGGIWWLIASILAITYPKTDKLWSSNSFIKQIFGLLTLLPFFWSILMLRAVDYSIDSYHGAKLVLLVCFLVWSADTGAYFSGKRFGKHKMAPSVSPNKTIEGLVGGVILAVIITWLGAKLLSIPFVSISSLLSIAIITVVISVLGDLVESMFKRASGVKDSGNILPGHGGILDRIDSLTAAIPVFALLYLWLM, via the coding sequence TTGCTAAAGCAACGAATTATTACCGCATTAATCCTCGCACCACTTGTTATTGCGGGGATCTTTTTCTTACCATTTCCAGCCTTTGTGGTAGCCATTGCGGCAATAACATTAGTGGGCTTTTGGGAATGGACACAGTTTGTTAATACATCATCTCGCATCCGTGCAATGATTCTACCTGTGATTGCATTAGGTACTAGCCTAGTGTTATTACCAGTAGATACAGCGTCTCTTTCGGCGATGAGTAATGGGTTACATGGCGTGTTATTAGTCGGTGGAATATGGTGGCTAATCGCGTCTATATTAGCGATTACATACCCTAAAACTGATAAATTATGGTCATCGAACTCTTTTATTAAACAGATTTTTGGCTTGTTAACACTGCTCCCGTTTTTTTGGAGTATTTTAATGTTACGTGCTGTAGATTACAGCATCGATTCGTATCATGGTGCTAAACTTGTTCTATTGGTTTGTTTCTTAGTTTGGTCTGCAGATACTGGCGCATATTTTTCAGGTAAGCGTTTTGGTAAGCATAAAATGGCGCCATCCGTTAGCCCAAATAAAACGATTGAAGGTTTAGTGGGCGGGGTAATTTTAGCTGTTATTATTACTTGGCTAGGTGCAAAACTTCTTTCTATCCCGTTTGTCTCAATTTCAAGCTTGTTATCGATAGCTATTATTACTGTTGTCATTTCTGTGCTTGGTGATTTAGTTGAAAGTATGTTTAAACGTGCTTCTGGCGTTAAAGATAGCGGTAATATATTACCCGGACATGGTGGGATCTTAGATCGTATTGATAGCTTAACCGCAGCAATACCTGTTTTTGCATTACTTTATCTCTGGTTAATGTAA
- a CDS encoding isoprenyl transferase — translation MAEHSIEAGLSADCLPNHIAVIMDGNGRWAKAKGKARVFGHKAGVEAVRKTVSTANRLGIKALTLFAFSSENWRRPEAEVSLLMELFMTVLSREVKRLHKNNIQLRIIGDKRRFSQRLQDKISAAEELTADNTGMVLNIAANYGGQWDILEAAKKLAQHAIDNELDLATVTEQDLESGLSTYGLPEVDLLIRTSGECRISNFMLWQTAYAELFFTEEHWPDFDESSLLNAVAWFVTRERRFGCTGEQIQALLK, via the coding sequence ATGGCAGAGCATTCAATCGAGGCTGGGCTTTCGGCAGATTGTCTTCCTAACCACATAGCTGTGATTATGGATGGTAATGGTCGTTGGGCAAAAGCCAAAGGCAAAGCTCGGGTGTTTGGTCACAAGGCTGGCGTAGAAGCCGTGCGAAAAACAGTCTCTACTGCTAATCGTCTTGGTATAAAAGCATTAACACTATTTGCTTTTAGTAGTGAAAACTGGCGTCGTCCCGAGGCCGAGGTTTCACTATTGATGGAGCTCTTCATGACAGTATTGAGTCGTGAAGTAAAAAGATTACATAAGAATAATATTCAATTACGTATTATTGGTGATAAGCGCCGTTTTAGTCAGCGCTTACAAGATAAAATTTCAGCGGCAGAAGAATTAACCGCTGACAATACAGGCATGGTGTTGAACATTGCAGCAAATTACGGCGGGCAATGGGATATTTTAGAAGCGGCTAAAAAGCTAGCTCAGCATGCGATTGATAATGAGCTTGATCTCGCAACCGTAACGGAACAAGATTTAGAGTCAGGGCTCTCAACGTATGGGTTACCAGAGGTTGATCTCTTGATCCGTACGAGTGGTGAGTGCCGAATTAGTAACTTTATGCTATGGCAGACAGCTTATGCGGAGTTATTTTTCACAGAAGAACACTGGCCTGATTTTGATGAATCAAGTTTATTGAATGCCGTTGCTTGGTTCGTGACTCGTGAACGCCGTTTTGGCTGTACTGGCGAACAAATACAAGCATTGTTAAAATAA